The following proteins come from a genomic window of Diprion similis isolate iyDipSimi1 chromosome 8, iyDipSimi1.1, whole genome shotgun sequence:
- the LOC124409776 gene encoding solute carrier family 35 member B1, translated as MTGSQKTSKVKLLVCAAGIFVCYFYFGVLQEKITRGQYGDAEKPEKFTFAFALVSVQCLLNYVFAKVILLTVMKQGEDSTRTIYYALSSLTYLLAMVCSTMALQFVSYPTQVVGKAGKPIPVMILGVLLGRKVYPLRKYLFVLLIVVGVALFMYKDNVANAKQTESQMGFGEFLILLSLTMDGLTGAVQERMRSEHKSKSGHMMLNMNFWSFIFSTSIILVSGELVQFLSFMQRHPNCLWHIVSFSLAGAFGQFFIFLTVSDFGPLPCSVMTTTRKFFTVLGSVLLFGNNLLPRQWLATFIVFSGLFLDAMYGKTKLPIKETTE; from the exons ATGACAGGTAGTCAGAAAACGTCTAAAGTAAAGTTGCTCGTTTGTGCAGCTGGTATTTTCGTGTGCTACTTCTATTTTGGTGTTCTTCAAGAGAAGATAACAAGAGGACAGTATGGAGATGCCGAGAAACCCGAAAAATTCACATTCGCGTTTGCATTGGTTTCTGTCCAATGTCTGCTCAACTACGTGTTTGCCAAAGTTATATTATTGACTGTTATGAAACAGGGCGAAGACTCCACTCGTACAATTTATTATGCTCTTAGTTCGCTTACTTATCTACTCGCTATGGTTTGCAGTACTATGGCTTTGCAATTTGTCAGCTATCCTACTCAGGTCGTCGGCAAGGCTGGGAAACCTATTCCTGTAATGATACTCGGCGTACTGCTCGGAAGGAAG GTTTATCCATTGAGGAAATACCTGTTCGTGTTACTGATCGTTGTGGGCGTCGCTCTCTTCATGTACAAAGACAACGTGGCAAATGCCAAGCAGACCGAAAGCCAAATGGGCTTTGGGGAATTTTTGATCCTGCTGTCATTGACGATGGATGGACTGACTGGAGCAGTACAGGAAAGAATGCGCTCAGAGCACAAATCTAAATCTGGCCACATGATGCTGAATATGAATTTCTGGTCGTTTATATTCAGCACTTCCATTATCCTAGTGTCAGGAGAACTCGTACAATTCTTGTCATTTATGCAGAGACATCCAAACTGTCTGTGGCATATTGTTTCCTTTTCATTGGCAGGAGCGTTTggacaatttttcatattcttaaCAGTGTCGGATTTCGGCCCTCTTCCATGCTCCGTTATGACTACTACTAGGAAATTCTTTACTGTATTAGGTTCTGTTCTGTTATTTGGTAACAATTTATTACCCAGACAATGGCTAGCTACGTTTATAGTTTTCTCAGGGTTATTCTTAGACGCTATGTATGGCAAGACTAAACTGCCTATAAAGGAAACTACGGAATGA
- the LOC124409775 gene encoding formylglycine-generating enzyme, with the protein MRVVFVAVLIHCTFLINAAEPEGTDCKCGKVLNRKTNDDQGGETEGYCSAGESEACNVKEDKYERRINVHDGMAMINSGIFAVGTNQPIFVADGEGPRRNVTLDDFYIDVYEVSNKDFEEFAKATGHQTEAEKFGDSFVFEGLLSEETKSKIDEAVAQAPWWLPVKNCNWRHPEGPDSDILGRMDHPVIHVSWNDATAFCKWRGKRLPTEAEWEVACRGGLVTERLFPWGNRLTPKNQHRTNIWQGVFPSNNSAEDGFEGTAPITEFPPNGYELYNMVGNVWEWTSDWWVTEHSDKPEKNPVGPPSGTDKVKKGGSYLCHESYCYRYRCAARSQNTPDTSAGNLGFRCAVSI; encoded by the exons ATGCGTGTCGTCTTTGTAGCAGTTTTAATCCACTGTACTTTCCTTATCAATGCTGCAGAACCTGAAGGAACGGATTGCAAATGCGGTAAAGTATTGaatcgaaaaacaaacgacGATCAGGGCGGCGAAACGGAAGGTTACTGTTCCGCCGGTGAGAGTGAGGCTTGCAATGTTAAAGAGGATAAGTACGAACGGAGAATTAACGTTCACGATGGAATGGCGATGATAAATTCCGGCATCTTTGCCGTCGGTACAAACCAACCGATATTCGTGGCCGACGGTGAGGGTCCGAGACGAAACGTAACCCTGGACGATTTCTACATTGACGTTTACGAAGTTAGCAACAAAGATTTCGAGGAGTTTGCAAAGGCTACGGGACATCAAACAGAGGCTGAGAAATTTGGGGATTCCTTTGTATTTGAGGGATTATTGAGCGAGGAAACAAAGTCTAAGATCGACGAGGCGGTTGCTCAGGCACCTTGGTGGCTACCGGTCAAGAACTGCAACTGGCGTCATCCTGAGGGTCCTGATTCCGACATACtgg GCAGAATGGATCATCCTGTGATTCACGTGTCTTGGAACGACGCCACAGCCTTTTGTAAATGGCGAGGCAAACGGCTGCCTACGGAAGCTGAATGGGAAGTTGCGTGCCGAGGTGGACTTGTAACTGAACGTCTTTTCCCTTGGGGTAACCGCCTCACTCCAAAGAATCAACACAG GACCAACATTTGGCAAGGAGTTTTTCCTAGCAATAATAGTGCTGAAGATGGATTCGAGGGGACAGCACCAATCACAGAATTTCCACCAAATGGTTACGAACTTTATAATATGGTTGGAAATGTCTGGGAATGGACTTCCGATTGGTGGGTAACTGAACACAGTGATaaacctgaaaaaaatcct GTCGGACCGCCAAGTGGTACGGACAAAGTTAAAAAAGGAGGTTCGTATCTGTGTCATGAGAGTTACTGCTACAGATACAGGTGTGCCGCGCGCAGTCAAAACACGCCTGATACTTCTGCTGGCAATCTCGGCTTCAGATGTGCTGTGTCGATTTAG
- the LOC124409777 gene encoding SAP domain-containing ribonucleoprotein, producing the protein MADSSYEKGLTELSKMKVADLKLELKQRGLPTTGNKTELVERLQLAMHGDSTLSLDETTDEILDEDAVLGDEEIEELSSKPDSQEVGEKRKLSTESNSGNSKKIVLNRNPILEDIQSELIGKENNNKSDTSEPEKKVIKLSQLGVKERLEMRAKKFGVPLSESAKKEARSARFNSNTQNSKSAASINVPVHTTFEVLKKRAERFGASVSSVMEKAEMESRIEKRRARFGEVKPIEKPVKKIKIVK; encoded by the exons ATGGCTGATTCTTCTTACGAGAAAGGATTAACCGAGTTATCCAAGATGAAG GTAGCAGATCTAAAGTTAGAGTTGAAGCAACGAGGACTGCCCACGACTGGAAATAAAACCGAGCTAGTAGAACGACTTCAATTAGCAATGCATGGAG ATTCGACTTTATCACTTGATGAGACTACAGATGAAATATTGGATGAGGATGCTGTTCTCGGA GATGAAGAGATAGAGGAGCTTTCTAGCAAACCTGACTCACAGGAAGTGGGTGAAAAGCGAAAATTGTCCACAGAAAGTAACTCTgggaattccaaaaaaatagtaCTAAATCGCAATCCAATACTCGAAGACATCCAAAGCGAACTGAttggaaaagagaacaataataaatCAGATACAAGTGaacctgaaaaaaaagtcatcaaGCTTTCTCAGCTCGGTGTTAAGGAG AGACTGGAAATGAGAGCTAAGAAATTTGGCGTACCTCTATCTGAGTCTGCAAAGAAAGAAGCTAGGTCAGCCAGGTTTAATTCAAACACTCAGAATAGTAAGTCAGCAGCATCTATAAACGTTCCAGTG catACGACCTTTGAGGTGCTGAAAAAGAGAGCTGAAAGGTTTGGCGCTTCAGTTTCTAGTGTGATGGAAAAA GCTGAAATGGAGTCGCGAATAGAAAAGAGGCGAGCGAGATTTGGCGAGGTTAAGCCGATCGAAAAacccgtaaaaaaaattaagatagTAAAATGA